A genomic stretch from Helianthus annuus cultivar XRQ/B chromosome 1, HanXRQr2.0-SUNRISE, whole genome shotgun sequence includes:
- the LOC110878261 gene encoding protein CUP-SHAPED COTYLEDON 3 → MGLNDIGAKLPPGFRFYPSDEELVCHYLYKKIANEDVLKGTLMDIDLHICEPWQLPEVAKLNSSEWYFFSFRDRKYATGFRTNRATKTGYWKATGKDRTVVDPNTGALAGMRKTLVFYKNRAPNGIKTGWIMHEFRLENPHIPPKEDWVLCRVFYKAKGENSHEFNSQNDTTHVTSPSTDSYSLHTNNVGPQLCGCYHQITNNSSYQTTPICDHPHQIDYNNLDLSQLCYNTATGLEESANQTSVYSNSKCQDHESGLFSDFGFDFSIPSPVDFVNGDNEDNGIVFF, encoded by the exons ATGGGTTTGAATGATATAGGAGCAAAGTTGCCACCAGGGTTTAGATTCTACCCAAGTGATGAAGAGTTGGTGTGCCACTATCTTTACAAGAAGATTGCAAATGAAGATGTGTTAAAGGGTACTCTTATGGATATTGATCTTCATATTTGTGAGCCATGGCAACTTCCTG AGGTGGCGAAACTCAATTCAAGTGAGTGGTATTTCTTCAGTTTCCGTGATCGCAAGTATGCAACAGGATTTCGGACCAACAGGGCCACGAAAACCGGATACTGGAAGGCTACTGGGAAAGATAGAACAGTTGTTGATCCGAACACTGGTGCCCTCGCAGGGATGAGAAAGACTTTAGTGTTTTACAAAAACCGAGCTCCGAATGGGATTAAAACTGGTTGGATCATGCACGAGTTTCGTCTAGAAAACCCTCATATTCCTCCCAAG GAAGATTGGGTGTTATGTAGAGTATTTTACAAAGCAAAAGGAGAGAATAGCCATGAATTTAACTCACAAAATGATACAACTCATGTTACTTCACCAAGTACAGACTCATACTCGCTTCATACAAACAACGTTGGACCACAGTTGTGTGGTTGCTACCATCAAATCACCAACAACTCCTCCTACCAAACTACACCTATCTGCGACCACCCTCACCAAATTGATTATAACAACCTTGATTTATCACAATTGTGTTATAACACCGCCACCGGCCTGGAGGAATCAGCAAACCAAACGTCGGTATACTCAAACAGCAAGTGTCAAGATCATGAATCTGGTTTGTTTTCTGATTTTGGTTTCGATTTTAGCATCCCTTCCCCTGTGGATTTTGTCAATGGTGATAACGAGGACA
- the LOC110876149 gene encoding prostatic spermine-binding protein-like, with amino-acid sequence MDVENEDDNDSGDVENDDDNTDNDVEKEDDDVITQHGEEEADYTHEQSAVEKNTMNEAEEVEADVDDKGGDEVDGNQNAMTALNTKEGEAACEGEKEDEILVDVGDEGGDEGKGRGKSRDEGKG; translated from the exons ATGGATGTTGAAAATGAAGATGATAATGATAGTGGTGATGttgaaaacgatgatgataaTACTGATAATGATGTCGAAAAAGAAGATGACGATG TTATAACACAACATGGTGAAGAAGAAGCCGATTACACACATGAACAAAGTGCGGTGGAAAAGAACACCATGAATGAAGCTGAGGAG GTTGAGGCTGATGTTGATGATAAAGGTGGTGATGAAGTTGATGGTAACCAAAATGCCATGACTGCATtaaacacaaaggaaggtgaggcTGCATGTGAAGGCGAAAAAGAGGATGAGATTCTGGTTGATGTTGGAGATGAAGGTGGCGATGAAGGAAAAGGTAGGGGTAAGAGTAGAGATGAAGGAAAGGGTTAA